Proteins found in one Ptychodera flava strain L36383 chromosome 3, AS_Pfla_20210202, whole genome shotgun sequence genomic segment:
- the LOC139129698 gene encoding uncharacterized protein isoform X2 produces the protein MATPTTQATVVTALQTPVLTTLAVSRMSTTRTATATTTNATVALTSTRTSTSQVQPVNAGPSHTRRSETSSGPRLESYDRFERSLTELRLYAERDEAAFSPEEALARLEMLVDISMDIGHKDYHKCMFPLFRDGRGKSG, from the exons ATGGCAACTCCAACCACACAAGCAACAGTTGTCACAGCACTGCAAACACCAGTTCTCACTACTTTGGCTGTAAGTAGAATGTCGACAACCAGGACTGCGACTGCCACTACCACCAACGCTACTGTCGCTCTAACCAGTACCCGAACAAGTACCAGCCAAGTGCAACCAGTCAATGCG GGACCCTCACATACTCGCAGATCGGAGACGTCAAGTGGCCCTCGACTGGAATCCTACGACAGGTTCGAAAGATCACTGACGGAGTTGCGGTTGTATGCTGAACGGGACGAAGCGGCTTTTAGTCCAGAAGAAGCTTTGGCTCGCCTTGAAATGCTAGTGGACATATCGATGGATATAGGACATAAAGACTATCATAA GTGTATGTTCCCGCTATTCCGGGATGGGAGAGGGAAATCAGGGTGA
- the LOC139129698 gene encoding uncharacterized protein isoform X1 — translation MATPTTQATVVTALQTPVLTTLAVSRMSTTRTATATTTNATVALTSTRTSTSQVQPVNAGPSHTRRSETSSGPRLESYDRFERSLTELRLYAERDEAAFSPEEALARLEMLVDISMDIGHKDYHKYVAMLRALRKERQSPAMPQMLLSLLGSGAHAEILEKIAKVKKAVGNTSTRSNAGRRENRERSSLRCWKCNRIGHIARFCYGRRDRYDRYDRYDRYDRYDKYDDGRRESYRSRSSRDDK, via the exons ATGGCAACTCCAACCACACAAGCAACAGTTGTCACAGCACTGCAAACACCAGTTCTCACTACTTTGGCTGTAAGTAGAATGTCGACAACCAGGACTGCGACTGCCACTACCACCAACGCTACTGTCGCTCTAACCAGTACCCGAACAAGTACCAGCCAAGTGCAACCAGTCAATGCG GGACCCTCACATACTCGCAGATCGGAGACGTCAAGTGGCCCTCGACTGGAATCCTACGACAGGTTCGAAAGATCACTGACGGAGTTGCGGTTGTATGCTGAACGGGACGAAGCGGCTTTTAGTCCAGAAGAAGCTTTGGCTCGCCTTGAAATGCTAGTGGACATATCGATGGATATAGGACATAAAGACTATCATAAGTACGTAGCCATGTTACGGGCTCTGCGTAAAGAGAGACAATCACCCGCTATGCCTCAAATGCTGCTTTCCCTACTTGGATCAGGTGCACATGCAGAGATCTTAGAGAAAATTGCAAAAGTTAAGAAAGCCGTTGGTAATACTAGCACCCGTTCAAATGCTGGTCGCAGAGAGAATAGAGAAAGATCAAGTTTGCGATGTTGGAAGTGTAACAGAATTGGACATATAGCTAGGTTTTGTTATGGTAGACGTGATAGGTATGATCGGTACGATAGATACGATAGATACGATAGATATGATAAATATGATGACGGGAGAAGAGAATCTTACCGTTCCCGTTCGAGTAGAGATGACAAATAG